One Falsarthrobacter nasiphocae DNA segment encodes these proteins:
- a CDS encoding methylated-DNA--[protein]-cysteine S-methyltransferase — protein sequence MNASPQPSTTAPSSGAASSPDHTPAVTATLTTEDGPFTVIASDGHVLASGWTNDVWALRELIHARLRPAEVDLVDDDDERITHALNAVRAYYAGDLDAPAAVPVRQDSAEFRAHAWDVLRQVGPGAPVTYAEYAERAGRPAAVRAAAGACASNAAALFVPCHRVVRTGGGMGGFRYGTEIKERLLAREAGRLPLSR from the coding sequence ATGAACGCATCGCCGCAGCCCAGCACCACGGCCCCGTCTTCTGGCGCGGCCTCGTCCCCCGATCACACCCCCGCCGTCACCGCGACGCTCACCACGGAGGACGGCCCGTTCACGGTCATCGCCAGTGACGGCCACGTCCTCGCCTCCGGCTGGACCAATGATGTCTGGGCTCTGCGGGAGCTCATCCACGCGCGCCTGCGCCCCGCTGAGGTGGACCTCGTGGATGACGACGACGAGCGGATCACCCACGCACTCAACGCCGTCCGCGCCTACTACGCCGGGGACCTGGACGCCCCGGCGGCGGTGCCTGTGCGTCAGGACTCGGCTGAGTTCAGGGCTCATGCCTGGGATGTCCTGCGACAGGTCGGTCCCGGGGCTCCCGTGACATACGCCGAATACGCCGAGCGAGCGGGCCGCCCGGCCGCAGTCCGCGCCGCAGCCGGTGCGTGCGCCTCGAACGCGGCCGCGCTCTTTGTGCCATGCCACCGGGTGGTGCGAACGGGCGGCGGGATGGGAGGGTTCCGCTACGGGACTGAGATCAAGGAGCGTCTCTTGGCGCGGGAGGCTGGGCGCCTGCCTCTTTCTCGTTGA
- a CDS encoding alpha-ketoacid dehydrogenase subunit beta translates to MSIAKAITAGLRRVLETHEKSLIMGEDVGRLGGVYRVTEGLQADFGTDRVIDSPLAESGIVGTAIGMTMRGYLPVCEIQFDGFIFPAFNQITTQLAKFRTRSAGRMSAPVVIRVPYGGGIGSIEHHSESPEALFAHTAGLRIITPSNPQDAYWMIQQAVECQDPVIVFEPKRRYWVKGEVDTDTDPGSPFTARVVREGTDATIVAYGPLVATALAAAEAAEEEGRSVEVVDLRSISPIDFDTLVASARKTGRMIVTHEAPTFGGIGGEIAARVTERAFLSLEAPILRVGGFHMPYPVAKVEEEYLPDVDKLLTALDELYTYEEPAS, encoded by the coding sequence ATGAGCATCGCCAAGGCGATCACCGCGGGGCTCCGCCGCGTCCTCGAAACGCACGAGAAGTCCCTCATCATGGGCGAGGACGTCGGCCGGCTCGGCGGCGTCTACCGCGTGACGGAGGGGCTCCAGGCGGACTTCGGGACGGATCGCGTCATCGACTCCCCGCTCGCGGAGTCCGGGATCGTGGGCACAGCCATCGGCATGACGATGCGCGGCTACCTGCCCGTCTGCGAGATCCAGTTCGACGGCTTCATCTTCCCCGCCTTCAACCAGATCACCACTCAGCTCGCCAAGTTCCGCACCCGCAGCGCCGGCCGGATGAGCGCGCCCGTCGTCATCCGCGTGCCGTACGGCGGCGGGATCGGCTCCATTGAGCACCACTCCGAGTCCCCGGAGGCGCTCTTCGCGCACACCGCGGGCCTGCGCATCATCACGCCGTCCAACCCGCAGGACGCGTACTGGATGATCCAGCAGGCGGTCGAGTGCCAGGACCCCGTCATCGTCTTCGAGCCCAAGCGTCGGTACTGGGTCAAGGGCGAGGTGGACACGGACACGGACCCGGGCAGTCCCTTCACGGCGCGCGTCGTGCGTGAGGGCACGGACGCGACGATCGTCGCCTACGGACCCCTCGTGGCCACGGCCCTCGCGGCGGCGGAGGCCGCGGAGGAGGAGGGCCGCAGCGTGGAGGTGGTGGACCTGCGCTCCATCTCGCCGATCGACTTCGACACCCTTGTGGCGTCAGCCCGCAAGACCGGCCGGATGATCGTCACCCACGAGGCCCCGACGTTCGGCGGCATCGGCGGCGAGATCGCGGCCCGCGTCACCGAGCGGGCGTTCTTGTCCCTTGAGGCGCCGATCCTGCGCGTCGGCGGATTCCACATGCCGTACCCGGTGGCCAAGGTGGAAGAGGAGTACCTGCCGGACGTCGACAAGCTCCTCACCGCCCTTGACGAGCTGTACACCTACGAGGAGCCCGCATCGTGA
- a CDS encoding thiamine pyrophosphate-dependent enzyme has protein sequence MLQFLDPEGRFTVPEGYEEDAKALTPDVMLGLYRDMVLTRRFDAEGTSLQRQGHLALWPPMLGQEGAQIGIGHAMKPEDFAFPTYREHGVALTRGMDVADLFETFRGAAHSGRDPREHNFHHYTLVLAAQTLHAVGYAMGTSWDAQRDGRTEPGEATVAFFGDGSSSEGDVHEAMVFAASYNAPIVFFAQNNQYAISVPFSVQSKRPLAERAAGYGFPGIQVDGNDVVATFVASSRALRRARAGEGPTLIEAQTYRLAAHTTADDPTKYRVKDEETEWHAKCPISRMERYLRAEGILDDDAAARIEAAATELAMHVRERVLASESPVIEDSFRTVYAEEHPLVAEELQAHLAYTAGLEE, from the coding sequence ATGCTCCAATTCCTTGACCCCGAGGGGCGCTTCACCGTCCCCGAGGGCTACGAGGAGGACGCCAAGGCGCTGACGCCGGACGTCATGCTCGGCCTGTACCGGGACATGGTGCTCACGCGCCGGTTCGACGCGGAGGGCACGAGCCTCCAGCGCCAAGGCCACCTCGCCCTCTGGCCCCCGATGCTGGGCCAGGAAGGCGCACAGATCGGGATCGGCCACGCCATGAAGCCCGAGGACTTCGCGTTCCCCACCTACCGGGAGCACGGTGTGGCCCTCACACGCGGGATGGACGTCGCCGACCTCTTCGAGACCTTCCGCGGCGCGGCCCACTCGGGGCGGGACCCCCGCGAGCACAACTTCCACCATTACACCCTCGTCCTCGCCGCCCAGACGCTCCATGCCGTGGGCTACGCCATGGGCACGTCGTGGGACGCGCAGCGCGACGGCCGGACCGAGCCGGGGGAGGCTACCGTGGCCTTCTTCGGGGACGGCTCCTCCAGCGAGGGCGACGTCCACGAGGCCATGGTCTTCGCCGCCTCCTACAACGCGCCCATCGTCTTCTTCGCCCAGAACAACCAGTACGCGATCTCCGTGCCGTTCTCCGTCCAGTCCAAGCGGCCCCTGGCCGAGCGGGCGGCCGGCTACGGATTCCCCGGGATCCAGGTGGACGGCAACGACGTCGTCGCGACCTTTGTGGCCTCCAGCCGAGCGCTCAGGCGAGCGCGCGCCGGAGAGGGCCCCACGCTCATCGAGGCCCAGACGTACCGCCTCGCCGCGCACACCACCGCCGACGACCCCACGAAGTACCGGGTCAAGGACGAGGAGACCGAGTGGCACGCCAAGTGCCCCATCTCCCGGATGGAGCGCTACCTGCGCGCGGAGGGGATTCTCGACGACGACGCGGCCGCCCGCATCGAGGCGGCGGCCACGGAGCTGGCCATGCACGTGCGCGAGCGCGTCCTCGCCAGCGAGTCGCCAGTCATCGAGGACTCGTTCCGCACGGTCTACGCCGAGGAGCACCCCCTCGTGGCGGAAGAGCTTCAGGCTCACCTCGCCTACACCGCCGGACTCGAGGAGTAA
- a CDS encoding dihydrolipoamide acetyltransferase family protein, with protein MSTHIFKLPDVGEGLTEAEIVSWRVAEGDEVALNQVVLEIETAKSLVELPSPFTGRMARLLVPEGKTVSVGTPIYEVADDAEPQGSDPAGGENAASAPEADAASLAAADNADEVMKPLVGTGPKAESVTRRRRRSGAAGSTAQARPAADTPAPAPAAGVAAAPAPSSSAPVERPLAKPPVRKAAKDAGVDLADCTPTGLRGEVTRKDLEDFIAQRDAEDAPKIKVPLSGIEIGTAAAIARQAHEGGPGFSRGFTGDVERVPVRSVRKMTAAAMVDSAFTAPHVTVFKEVDATATMELVQRLKKRRDFEGIKISPLLIVAKAVIYALERNRTVNSMWAGEEILVKNFVNLGIAAATPRGLMVPNIKNVHEMGLRELAIAINTLILTAREGRTRPAEMQQGTFTITNIGSLGLDSGTPIINPGEAAILAFGTIRQKPWVVDGEIKPRWVTTVGGSFDHRIVDGDVAAQFTVDVASVLEDPLLLLS; from the coding sequence GTGAGCACGCACATTTTCAAGCTGCCGGACGTCGGGGAAGGCCTGACGGAGGCGGAGATCGTCTCCTGGCGCGTCGCCGAGGGGGACGAGGTCGCCCTCAACCAGGTCGTCCTCGAGATTGAGACGGCCAAGTCCCTCGTCGAGCTCCCCTCTCCGTTCACGGGGCGGATGGCGCGCCTCCTCGTCCCTGAGGGCAAGACGGTCAGCGTGGGCACCCCCATCTATGAAGTGGCCGACGACGCCGAGCCGCAGGGCTCAGACCCCGCCGGCGGCGAGAACGCCGCATCGGCGCCAGAGGCCGATGCCGCATCCCTCGCTGCGGCCGACAACGCCGACGAGGTCATGAAGCCGCTCGTGGGCACCGGCCCTAAGGCGGAGTCCGTGACACGGCGCCGCCGCCGCTCGGGGGCGGCTGGCTCCACGGCGCAGGCTCGCCCCGCGGCGGACACGCCTGCGCCTGCGCCGGCCGCGGGGGTGGCCGCCGCGCCAGCTCCGTCGTCGTCCGCTCCGGTGGAGAGGCCGCTGGCCAAGCCGCCCGTGCGCAAGGCGGCGAAGGACGCAGGCGTTGACCTGGCCGACTGCACCCCTACCGGCCTGCGGGGCGAGGTGACGCGCAAGGACCTCGAGGACTTCATCGCCCAGCGGGATGCCGAGGACGCGCCCAAGATCAAGGTGCCGCTCAGCGGGATCGAGATCGGCACTGCGGCCGCCATCGCCCGCCAGGCGCACGAGGGCGGGCCGGGGTTCTCACGCGGATTCACGGGCGACGTGGAGCGCGTTCCCGTCCGCAGCGTCCGCAAGATGACCGCGGCCGCCATGGTGGACTCCGCGTTCACCGCGCCGCACGTGACCGTGTTCAAGGAAGTCGACGCGACCGCCACGATGGAGCTTGTGCAGCGCCTCAAGAAGCGCCGCGACTTCGAGGGCATCAAGATCTCGCCGCTGCTCATCGTGGCGAAGGCCGTCATCTACGCGCTGGAGCGCAACCGCACCGTCAACTCGATGTGGGCGGGCGAAGAGATCCTCGTGAAGAACTTCGTCAACCTCGGCATTGCCGCCGCGACGCCCCGCGGGCTCATGGTCCCGAACATCAAGAACGTTCACGAGATGGGGCTGCGGGAGCTGGCAATCGCCATCAACACGCTCATCCTCACGGCGCGCGAGGGGCGGACCCGCCCCGCGGAGATGCAGCAGGGCACCTTCACGATCACGAACATCGGCTCCCTGGGGCTGGACTCCGGCACGCCGATCATCAACCCGGGCGAGGCCGCGATCCTCGCGTTCGGCACGATCAGGCAGAAGCCGTGGGTCGTGGACGGCGAGATCAAGCCGCGCTGGGTGACGACGGTGGGCGGGTCGTTCGACCACCGGATCGTCGACGGTGACGTGGCCGCACAGTTCACGGTGGACGTGGCGAGCGTGCTCGAGGACCCGCTGCTGCTCCTGAGCTAG
- a CDS encoding aminotransferase-like domain-containing protein: MTDNAFSNPLEALFSERSAHIKQSAVRDVFDISVQPGLVSFASGSPNLKALPVEELGEAARRVVVDHSAEALNYGVGTGMDQLRKQITEVMALEGAENVDWETVLVTTGSQFAQDIAAKVFCDEGDVILCEDPTYVGALNAFEVYRVEVVPVATDEHGIIPEALTETIRSLKAAGKRVKMLYTIPSFNNPSGISLAEERRQPVVDACRAENILVLEDNPYGLLKFDGKPFRPLVADNPDDVIYLGSFSKILAPGVRVGWAVIPKALFRRFYLAAEAVVLTPSTVTQLLVSEYLTSIDWRGAISESRALYKERCEAMLAALEREFGDVEGVSWTVPEGGFFVWVTLPEGIDTYPLMREGIDAGVVFIPGVAFSPNDEPNHHLRLAFSNVTPEQIDEGFRRLKPVLMRAIEGARG; the protein is encoded by the coding sequence GTGACTGACAACGCCTTCTCGAATCCCCTCGAAGCCCTCTTCTCCGAGCGCAGCGCGCACATCAAGCAGTCCGCAGTTCGGGACGTCTTCGACATCTCCGTCCAGCCCGGGCTCGTCTCCTTCGCCAGCGGCAGCCCCAACCTGAAGGCCCTCCCGGTCGAGGAGCTTGGGGAGGCCGCCAGGCGCGTCGTCGTCGACCACTCCGCCGAGGCGCTCAACTACGGCGTGGGCACCGGCATGGACCAGCTGCGGAAGCAGATCACCGAGGTCATGGCGCTGGAAGGCGCAGAGAACGTGGACTGGGAGACGGTCCTCGTGACCACCGGCTCGCAGTTTGCGCAGGACATTGCGGCGAAGGTGTTCTGCGACGAGGGCGACGTCATCCTCTGCGAGGACCCCACGTACGTGGGCGCGCTCAACGCGTTCGAGGTGTACCGCGTTGAGGTGGTGCCTGTGGCGACCGACGAGCACGGCATCATTCCCGAGGCGCTCACCGAGACGATCCGCTCCCTCAAGGCCGCGGGCAAGCGGGTCAAGATGCTCTACACGATCCCCTCGTTCAACAACCCGTCCGGGATCTCGCTCGCGGAAGAGCGCCGCCAGCCCGTCGTTGACGCATGCCGCGCGGAGAATATTCTCGTCCTGGAAGACAACCCGTACGGTCTCCTGAAGTTCGACGGCAAGCCGTTCCGACCCCTCGTCGCCGACAACCCGGACGACGTCATCTACCTCGGCTCGTTCTCGAAGATCCTCGCCCCCGGCGTCCGCGTCGGCTGGGCCGTCATCCCCAAGGCCCTCTTCCGGCGCTTCTACCTCGCCGCAGAGGCCGTGGTCCTCACGCCGTCCACCGTCACGCAGCTGCTCGTGTCCGAATACCTCACCTCGATCGACTGGCGCGGCGCCATCAGCGAGTCTCGCGCGCTCTACAAGGAGCGGTGCGAGGCGATGCTCGCGGCCCTCGAGCGCGAGTTCGGGGATGTCGAGGGCGTCTCGTGGACCGTGCCCGAGGGCGGCTTCTTCGTGTGGGTCACCCTGCCCGAGGGGATCGACACGTACCCGCTCATGCGCGAGGGCATCGACGCCGGCGTGGTCTTCATCCCCGGCGTGGCCTTCTCCCCCAACGACGAGCCCAATCACCACCTGCGCCTCGCGTTCTCCAACGTCACGCCGGAGCAGATTGACGAGGGCTTCCGCCGCCTCAAGCCCGTGCTCATGCGGGCCATCGAGGGCGCGCGGGGCTAG
- a CDS encoding histidinol-phosphate transaminase, protein MTHNNRPVHPRSAIGRLPVYRAGKSPAPVDGLTSYKLSSNENPFPPLPVVLEAIQAESAVNRYPDPATTRLRGAIGAALGVDPEDVVTAAGSLGALSQVLAAFAGQEPEGDADEVVFSWRSFEAYPICVTLAGATPVPVANAADGSHDFDALAAAVTPATRVILLCSPNNPTGPAMTHEQVEAFLARVPEDVVVVLDEAYIEFVRLEGAVDGVRLYQEHPNVVVLRTFSKAHGLAGLRVGYSLQGSALRGYVRAAATTFAVTSMAEAAASTSLEHMEDVLARVDELVEERQRVVAGLKELGWVVPETHANFVWLDYSGGEGDAAEFAAAAEARALSVRAFAGEGVRVSIGEAEANTRFLELCAEYPRAPHGSQA, encoded by the coding sequence ATGACTCACAACAATCGCCCTGTGCACCCGCGCTCCGCCATTGGGCGCCTTCCGGTGTACCGAGCGGGGAAGAGCCCCGCACCTGTCGACGGCCTGACCAGCTACAAGCTCTCCTCGAACGAGAACCCCTTCCCGCCCCTTCCGGTGGTTCTCGAGGCGATCCAGGCAGAGTCCGCCGTCAACCGCTACCCGGATCCGGCCACCACTCGCCTGCGCGGGGCCATCGGGGCGGCCCTCGGGGTGGACCCGGAGGACGTGGTCACCGCGGCGGGCTCCCTCGGCGCCCTGAGCCAGGTCCTCGCGGCCTTTGCTGGGCAGGAGCCGGAGGGGGACGCGGACGAGGTCGTCTTCTCGTGGCGCTCCTTCGAGGCGTACCCCATCTGCGTGACGCTCGCGGGTGCGACCCCCGTGCCCGTGGCCAATGCGGCGGACGGCTCACACGATTTCGACGCGCTCGCGGCCGCCGTCACCCCGGCCACCCGCGTCATCCTCCTGTGCTCGCCGAACAACCCCACGGGCCCTGCGATGACCCACGAGCAGGTCGAGGCGTTCCTGGCCCGGGTGCCCGAGGATGTCGTCGTGGTCCTCGACGAGGCGTACATCGAGTTCGTGCGGCTCGAGGGAGCGGTGGACGGCGTCCGCCTCTATCAGGAGCACCCCAACGTCGTGGTCCTCCGCACCTTCTCGAAGGCGCATGGCCTCGCAGGCCTGCGCGTCGGCTACTCGCTCCAGGGGTCGGCCCTGCGGGGATACGTCCGGGCCGCCGCCACGACCTTCGCCGTGACAAGCATGGCCGAGGCCGCGGCGAGCACCTCCCTGGAGCACATGGAGGACGTCCTGGCCCGGGTGGACGAGCTCGTCGAGGAGCGCCAGCGCGTCGTCGCCGGTCTCAAGGAGCTCGGGTGGGTCGTTCCCGAGACGCACGCGAATTTCGTCTGGCTCGACTATTCGGGTGGCGAAGGGGATGCTGCCGAGTTCGCTGCGGCCGCAGAAGCGCGGGCCCTGTCCGTGCGGGCCTTCGCAGGCGAGGGAGTCCGCGTGAGCATCGGGGAGGCGGAGGCCAACACTCGGTTCCTCGAACTGTGCGCGGAGTACCCAAGGGCCCCTCACGGCTCGCAGGCCTGA
- a CDS encoding class I SAM-dependent DNA methyltransferase, which produces MRTVADPDHGGPSGARGGTSAAADAYTRRAAEYAAALGSMDAVAAPDRELVTRWALEQDGPIVDLGCGPGHWTAHLAGLGCTIDGVDPSTEFARLAAREHPGVHFWRGTAADLQPGGAAGILAWYSLIHLPPAELPQHLAWIRTALTAGGSLLVGFFEGPELSPFDHAVTTAYRWPVSRMSALLERAGFRVTEVHQRHDDGARPHAAIVCRRGTALNWRLNAGNGPISGGEPTINEKEAGAQPPAPRDAP; this is translated from the coding sequence GTGAGGACGGTTGCGGACCCAGACCACGGTGGCCCTTCCGGTGCCCGCGGTGGAACCTCCGCCGCGGCGGACGCCTACACGCGCCGCGCCGCAGAGTACGCGGCCGCTCTGGGCTCAATGGATGCCGTCGCCGCCCCGGACCGCGAACTCGTGACCCGCTGGGCCCTCGAGCAGGACGGGCCCATCGTCGACCTGGGGTGCGGGCCCGGGCACTGGACGGCACACCTCGCGGGTCTCGGCTGCACGATTGACGGCGTCGACCCCTCCACCGAGTTCGCCCGCCTCGCCGCGCGCGAGCACCCGGGGGTGCACTTCTGGCGCGGGACCGCCGCAGACCTCCAGCCCGGGGGCGCGGCGGGCATCCTGGCCTGGTACTCCTTGATTCACCTGCCCCCGGCCGAGCTCCCGCAGCACCTCGCCTGGATCCGGACGGCCCTGACAGCGGGCGGGAGTCTGCTCGTCGGGTTCTTCGAAGGGCCGGAGCTCAGCCCCTTTGATCACGCGGTGACCACGGCCTACCGCTGGCCGGTCTCCCGCATGTCCGCTCTCCTTGAGCGCGCGGGGTTCCGTGTGACTGAGGTGCATCAACGGCACGACGACGGCGCCCGCCCGCACGCAGCCATCGTCTGCCGACGCGGCACGGCCCTCAATTGGCGGCTCAATGCCGGAAACGGGCCCATTTCTGGCGGCGAGCCCACAATCAACGAGAAAGAGGCAGGCGCCCAGCCTCCCGCGCCAAGAGACGCTCCTTGA
- a CDS encoding DNA-3-methyladenine glycosylase 2 family protein: MTTPHNSADALHAERHRALSSRDRRFDGQFVVGVLSTGIYCRPSCPARTPKPENVRFYLTSAAAHEAGFRACKRCLPEATPGSPQWDVRGDVAARAMRLIGEGIVDREGVPGLAARLGYSPRQLQRVMTAELGAGPAALARAQRAQTARALIAGTDLPMSDVAFAAGFGSVRQFNETMREVFAVAPGDLPRRTAGDRRGARQGVGAARSLGGHRGADQGAAALRSVRAAQDGGAPRGESPSSPGDAIRLTVDLPVRQPFDAPGVFEFLAPRALDGVERIDLSDPDRLVYARTLRLPGAPGAARVIAERRPVRGGAARVRGSNATPAVTAAPPSYPDSGPRAAGQPVAEWTLSADLELGALSDLPAAIARLRRLFDLDADPVAVDAALAASHPRLAEGVAATPGMRVPGAADAHEMLARAIVGQQITVGAARGHLSRVAELGPAVSFGFDGLTRLFPTAEECLAVVPDPGPKDVALEPGRPLRLPRRSIVAFRGAMAALASGDLVLDAGRDRAELARDLVALPGIGPWTAAYVTMRVLGDPDVWMRGDVALIAGAKRLGLLEADMPARTAHVELERIAADWSPWRSYAQMHLWRAVAMPAP; the protein is encoded by the coding sequence ATGACGACGCCCCATAACTCCGCCGACGCCCTCCATGCTGAGCGGCACCGTGCCCTCTCGTCGCGGGACAGGCGGTTTGACGGCCAATTCGTCGTCGGCGTCCTCAGCACAGGGATTTACTGCCGCCCGTCATGCCCCGCACGGACCCCGAAGCCGGAGAACGTGCGGTTCTACCTGACGTCGGCGGCCGCGCATGAGGCGGGGTTCCGGGCGTGCAAGCGGTGCCTGCCCGAGGCGACGCCAGGCTCGCCCCAGTGGGATGTGCGCGGAGATGTCGCGGCGCGGGCGATGCGCCTGATCGGCGAGGGCATCGTGGACCGGGAGGGCGTTCCGGGGCTGGCCGCGCGCCTGGGCTACTCGCCGCGGCAGCTCCAGCGTGTCATGACGGCTGAACTCGGGGCGGGGCCGGCCGCGCTCGCCCGGGCGCAGCGGGCCCAGACGGCGCGCGCTCTCATCGCCGGGACGGATCTGCCCATGTCTGACGTGGCCTTCGCGGCGGGCTTCGGCTCGGTGCGCCAGTTCAACGAGACCATGCGCGAGGTCTTCGCCGTGGCCCCAGGGGACTTGCCCCGGCGGACCGCGGGGGATCGTCGCGGTGCACGTCAGGGCGTCGGCGCGGCCCGCAGTTTGGGCGGGCACCGCGGCGCAGACCAGGGGGCTGCCGCCCTCCGGAGTGTCCGCGCGGCCCAGGACGGCGGCGCGCCCAGGGGCGAGAGCCCATCCAGCCCCGGAGACGCGATCCGCTTGACTGTGGACCTGCCCGTCAGGCAGCCGTTCGACGCGCCCGGTGTCTTCGAGTTCCTCGCGCCGCGCGCGCTGGACGGCGTGGAGCGGATCGACCTCTCCGACCCCGACCGCCTCGTCTACGCGCGGACGCTCCGCTTGCCGGGCGCGCCCGGGGCCGCCCGGGTCATCGCGGAGAGGCGCCCAGTTCGCGGCGGCGCGGCCAGGGTTCGCGGCTCCAACGCCACACCGGCAGTCACAGCCGCGCCCCCGTCATACCCAGACAGCGGCCCCAGAGCAGCGGGGCAGCCCGTGGCCGAATGGACCCTGTCCGCCGACCTGGAGCTGGGCGCGCTCTCCGACCTGCCCGCCGCCATCGCCCGGCTGCGCCGCCTCTTCGACCTCGATGCGGACCCGGTCGCCGTGGACGCGGCCCTCGCCGCCTCGCACCCCCGTCTCGCGGAGGGCGTCGCGGCCACCCCGGGCATGCGCGTGCCGGGAGCGGCGGACGCCCACGAGATGCTCGCCCGGGCCATCGTGGGCCAGCAGATCACCGTGGGCGCCGCGCGGGGGCACCTCTCGCGCGTGGCCGAGCTGGGACCGGCCGTGTCCTTCGGGTTCGACGGGCTGACGCGGCTGTTCCCCACCGCGGAGGAGTGCCTCGCCGTCGTCCCAGACCCCGGCCCCAAGGACGTGGCGCTGGAACCGGGGCGCCCGCTGCGGCTGCCGCGGCGGAGCATCGTGGCGTTCCGGGGCGCCATGGCGGCGCTCGCCTCGGGGGATCTGGTGCTCGACGCCGGGCGGGACCGCGCCGAGCTCGCCCGGGATCTCGTGGCTCTGCCCGGCATTGGGCCGTGGACGGCCGCGTACGTGACGATGCGCGTCCTCGGTGACCCGGATGTCTGGATGCGCGGGGATGTCGCGCTCATTGCCGGCGCGAAGCGTTTAGGCCTCCTTGAGGCGGACATGCCGGCGCGCACCGCCCATGTGGAGCTCGAGCGCATTGCCGCGGACTGGTCGCCGTGGCGCTCCTACGCGCAAATGCACCTGTGGCGGGCAGTGGCGATGCCCGCGCCCTAG